GAATCGGAAATCCGGCGCGAATCAGCAGCGCATTCGCTTCTGACCGCTTCCATTCCGTTCTGTACGCTTCCCAATAAGCACCAACCTGTTCATTGGTTTCTGTAAGAACTTGCTGACCGATGCCCATCGCATCTGCCATCTGCTTGATGCGTTCTGTTTGATATGCCGCCGCGCTTTTGACATCATCCGATCCAATCGCCAGATGATAGGCGGCAGATCCACCTTCCTGATCCGTCACCAGTTCGAGAGCGCTTGGCACCAGTTCGGAAGCCAAAACCTGAGCTGCCAAATCAACCAGTTTCTGCAGATCCGCGCTTTTAACTTTCACCAGTTCTCTATGTTTGGGGAAGGGCCGTAATTTGAACGTCACTTCCGTGATAAACGCCAATGTTCCGTTTGAACCGACAAACAGTTTGTTCATATCGTAACCAGCCACATTTTTCATCACTTTTCCGCCGCTCCGAATGATCTGTCCGTTCGGATAAGCAAGCCGCAAGCCAATCACATTGTCGCGCCAGGAACCGTACAATACGCGTTCCGGTCCGGCTGCTGCCGTTGCCACCAAACCGCCTACCGTCGATTCGGCCGATGTAACCGGCAGGATCGGCACAAATTGGCCATGTTCCATAAGATGCGCCTGCAGTTCGGAATAAGGTGTGCCTGCTTTGACGGTTACCGTCAAATCACCGACCGAGTAATCGACAATGCCTGTCAATCTTTTTGATGAGAGCAAAATAACAGCTGCACGCGGCGCTTCTCCCATCTGCAGTTGTTGTCCATTGCCGCTCGGAATAACAGCTATACGGCGTTCGTTCGCATATTTCAGAACAGCGGACACCGCTTCCTCAGAGTCTGGTTCCACCAGCACTAAATCCGCATCCGGCAGCCCCAGTTTGCCGCACAATTCGGCAGGACATTCGGATACGTGAGACGAACCTATCAAATCCTGCAAATCGACTCGAATTTGCAGCAAATTCGTTTCCGCCACTTTCATAAAGACTCCCCTCCCTAAAGAAAAACGACAAAAACGGCAGCGTGCCAACCAAGAAACCGCTTTCACCGCAAGTGGTCAGATGACCTGACGTGTACTTATTGTTTCTAATTATAAAGAATTTAAAATAATTTGACCAGACTTTTGTCTGAAGAAAATCTCCATTCTGAATGTATGACAGTTGTTTTTCAGTTTTGTTACGCTAATATTAATATAATGGAATACTTTTGGATCGTTTTGGGGAAGGAGTGTGTGTATGGATACCCTTTCAATTGCTACATCCGGCTACCGGCGGCTGCTGTTTGTGGCAGGCATCGGTTGGCTGTTTGACGCGATGGATGTCGGAATGGCTTCTTTCGTGATTGCCGCTCTAACGGCAGAGTGGCATTTGACTGCGACCCAGTCCGGGTGGCTCGGCAGCATCAATTCTATCGGCATGGCGATCGGGGCTTTTTTGGCGGGAATTTCGGCTGACCGAATCGGACGAAAATCGGTTTTGATCTTTACCCTCCTTTTGTTCAGTATCGCAAGCGGCCTGTCCGCATTGGCGAACACATTTGCCGTGCTGGCCGTTCTCCGTTTCCTGATCGGTGTTGGACTGGGAGGTGAACTTCCAGTCGCTTCGACACTCGTATCGGAAAGCGTTCCTGCCAAAGAACGGGGACGCATCGTCGTCTTGCTGGAAAGCTTTTGGGCAGTTGGCTGGTTGTTGTCCGCCGTAATTGCCTACTACATGATCCCGTCGATAGGTTGGCAGGCAGCGATGCTGTTCGGTGCGATTCCCGCTCTCTACGCGGTCTATTTGCGCTGGAGTTTACCGGAATCTCCCCGTTTGGAGCCGGTTGAAAAAAGGACTTCCGTTTGGCGGAATATGACGTCCGTTTGGTCACGCCCCTATCTGCGGTCCACTGCAACGCTTTGGATCACCTGGTTTTGCGTGGTTTTCTCGTATTACGGAATCTTTCTGTGGCTGCCTACGGTCATGTTCCTGAAAGGATATCCGATTGTAAAAAGCTTTGAATATGTATTGATTATCACACTTGCTCAACTGCCCGGATATTTCAGCGCTGCCTGGCTGATTGAAAAAATCGGCCGCAAATTCGTCCTCGTCACCTATCTGATCATGACTGCCGCCAGTTCGCTGATGTTCGGATTCGCAACATCGACCGGCATGCTTTTGGCATCCGGCATATTGCTGTCGTTTTTTAATCTGGGAGCCTGGGGCGCGATGTACGCTTATACGCCGGAACAGTATCCGAACGCGTTTCGTTCCACCGGAGCCGGTATGGCTGCCTCGGTTGGCCGCATCGGCGGCATTTTTGGACCGTTGATGGTAGGTTATCTGGCGGCGTCCAAAACTCCGTTTTCTGTCATCTTTGCGATTTTCTTTACCGTCACTCTGATCGGCGCTCTGGCTGTACTGTTATTGGGAAGGGAGACGAGAGCGGAGGAGCTGGCCAACTAATTCTCAGAAAGAAATTGATGAACATTCAGAAAGAAATTGATGAACATTCAGAAAGAAATTGATGAACATTCAGAAAGAAATTGATGAACATTCAGAAAGAAATCGGTGAACCTATTGAAAGTAAGCGGAAGCAGGATGTTTCGTGTCTTGATACCCCCGGTCAGTTTCGCACTGCTGGGATTTTTTCTTTACACACAGCGACAGGAATTGGCTTCCTTGCCCGGTTATTTCCGGCTGGTCAACACGCCAAACGCTGTTCTGCTGGGGATTCTGGAGTTGGCGGTGCTGCTGTTAATCGCGCAATCCAATCGGCTTGTTTACCGCTCGATCGGTGTGAAAAGCCGATTGCTCGATCAATTTCAGCTCTCGCTTGCGTCCGCGGCGATCGAACGGTTGTTGCCCAGCGGCGGAACGGCCGCAATCAGCTCCTATATTTTGTTGGCCCGCAACCGGGGCATCACGGCTGTGAATTCAATGAAAATGTCTGCTACCACATTTGTGCTCGGTTACGCGCAGATTGTTCCTTTACTGTTTGTACCGCTGATTTTTCTGGGAAAATCCGGCTTATCCGTGCACCAATCGCTATGGATCGTAGCCATATCCGGCGGGTTTGTGCTGTTGGTGGGGGCCATCTCGATTATGCTCGGTTCTGCTTACTTTATAAACCGCCTGCAAAAGTGGATCTGGGTATCTCGGCGTCCCCGTCTTCTGCACGCGTTGTCGGCTGCCCATCAGCATGTCCGGTTCAGTTGGCGACACCGCCGCCAACTGTTGCTGCCGCTGCTTCTTTTATGGGCTATTTATCCGCTGCGGGTAACTTCCCTGTCGGTCTGTTTTGCCGCTTTGCAAGTTCCCGTTTCCATTTCGACCGTTTGGATCGGATACAGCCTTACGATCCTCGTTTCTTTTCTGACCTTTCTTCCCACCACACTGGGTGTATTTGAACTTTCCATGGTGGGGACATTTGTGCTATTGAAAATCCCTGCGGATGCAGCAACGGCGGTTACACTGCTATACCGGATTTTTACCTATTGGCTGCCATTTCCAATCGGATTTATCGCTTGGTGGAATTTACGAAGGGGAGGCGTCGATTCACAGTGAAAACAGGTCTCGCGATCTCTGGCGGCGGGGTGTCAGGTGCGGCTGCGATAGGGGTAATCGAAGCTTTGGAAGAAGCCGGAATTGCAATCAGCCACATTGCCGGCACCAGTTCCGGCGCCATGGTGGCCTCCTTTTACGCATGCGGATTTTCAATCAGGCAAATAAAGTCGGTCATGCCGAAATTCACAAAGCGGCATCTGGATGCGGATTGGAAGAAAA
The sequence above is a segment of the Effusibacillus dendaii genome. Coding sequences within it:
- a CDS encoding FAD-binding oxidoreductase; the protein is MKVAETNLLQIRVDLQDLIGSSHVSECPAELCGKLGLPDADLVLVEPDSEEAVSAVLKYANERRIAVIPSGNGQQLQMGEAPRAAVILLSSKRLTGIVDYSVGDLTVTVKAGTPYSELQAHLMEHGQFVPILPVTSAESTVGGLVATAAAGPERVLYGSWRDNVIGLRLAYPNGQIIRSGGKVMKNVAGYDMNKLFVGSNGTLAFITEVTFKLRPFPKHRELVKVKSADLQKLVDLAAQVLASELVPSALELVTDQEGGSAAYHLAIGSDDVKSAAAYQTERIKQMADAMGIGQQVLTETNEQVGAYWEAYRTEWKRSEANALLIRAGFPIPRMNDLLPAFEQEAEKNRVSLSYAVSIGVGTLRVRLRSDDRQALKQTALSLRNLAEANGGYLVIEDGEYGLKSEIGVWGTDPSAISYMRGIKNTVDPEGILSPGRFVGGI
- a CDS encoding MFS transporter, with protein sequence MDTLSIATSGYRRLLFVAGIGWLFDAMDVGMASFVIAALTAEWHLTATQSGWLGSINSIGMAIGAFLAGISADRIGRKSVLIFTLLLFSIASGLSALANTFAVLAVLRFLIGVGLGGELPVASTLVSESVPAKERGRIVVLLESFWAVGWLLSAVIAYYMIPSIGWQAAMLFGAIPALYAVYLRWSLPESPRLEPVEKRTSVWRNMTSVWSRPYLRSTATLWITWFCVVFSYYGIFLWLPTVMFLKGYPIVKSFEYVLIITLAQLPGYFSAAWLIEKIGRKFVLVTYLIMTAASSLMFGFATSTGMLLASGILLSFFNLGAWGAMYAYTPEQYPNAFRSTGAGMAASVGRIGGIFGPLMVGYLAASKTPFSVIFAIFFTVTLIGALAVLLLGRETRAEELAN
- a CDS encoding lysylphosphatidylglycerol synthase transmembrane domain-containing protein codes for the protein MFRVLIPPVSFALLGFFLYTQRQELASLPGYFRLVNTPNAVLLGILELAVLLLIAQSNRLVYRSIGVKSRLLDQFQLSLASAAIERLLPSGGTAAISSYILLARNRGITAVNSMKMSATTFVLGYAQIVPLLFVPLIFLGKSGLSVHQSLWIVAISGGFVLLVGAISIMLGSAYFINRLQKWIWVSRRPRLLHALSAAHQHVRFSWRHRRQLLLPLLLLWAIYPLRVTSLSVCFAALQVPVSISTVWIGYSLTILVSFLTFLPTTLGVFELSMVGTFVLLKIPADAATAVTLLYRIFTYWLPFPIGFIAWWNLRRGGVDSQ